One stretch of Asterias rubens chromosome 8, eAstRub1.3, whole genome shotgun sequence DNA includes these proteins:
- the LOC117293453 gene encoding ubinuclein-1-like isoform X2 — translation MAERRRIIPSSVGPLFPLKKEKETVPTLRFSLTLKEPSDKTCSVFSYCQLVKKAAHKENGIDQSFNELDEDDIGGLESIAKKFEEKYAPKKGKKRKHVFIDELIDVGMGYDDTDPFVDNSECYDELVPDVLTTQLGGFYINQGQLHFRERSDSDNSGDFQDPMRRKKTPRKKHRKPADGDRKEGKRKRNSSSSSDKAAKKMRKQLQRQLGKPGRKKKSLAGRIPTVAELLKQREEAVKHYGAGEDSSKDSIATSNTTKAPSNNASATNGLPTSSSVDVIDLNASLGDIDPSLDLGLIMSDLKMDSDMAAAMEEALKGPMSTDETERGLGSPGPNGDDVLDEDGKSPLPDGLPTSLIVNVDKIKEAARKSVEGKCKFFTASVNNLLLKIENQSRDESCGTRSSLYSHLASNLPCTKETLLKRAKKLRLMAHDSCLKEPLQKLKEAIAKAMPAQLERYTQECQAATQDKYNAMMNKSQPVEEETKTKGTRGQVPSKRFQWTHEIRELLCTIVNVKMQTYKMSKIRTQSAEDYLKMYLEDEIKPLWPNRWMQMRTLFKESRSVHGTITSVSSKPIKILPILKKPTPTKTSTPEALDSSADEPDSRRKPDRPDARLTSPESSSQDSYIPTLLDYASKSHDPQPTSEKEKANPKPSNRPKTTNAPDNAAPRVKDSRDFMDLLIAEQLALHDTPAESQSSQPSKKARVEDAKIQSKREVSAPPSKRMTAEEEAQALQLDILRKASLLLQPQDAWSAESSRKGLSPYADEIKALAQVASQQSSSVAGNSVRNTQSVAVLQKPSSVKMASTGPKTSFQMEFEKMYSTAQKKNSSQAKEVMQTSPAAQQYKTPALQEVSLSGSAKTAAHKTAFEKLRLAGQGIQSVHVDSASIVAQPVVKLTRHANLTGGVQSDAAVYSTHKLVSPPSTHSQQYSGSSSKREPLTSSHRLPQQGNTPAVTSTSQSLPAKIPSSQPLSSAGSLYMSRKDSAFQSVSQAGGDRSVSSKHTGKLVTSPAYTSPSAAYTSPSPPKGSPHSVRTSPYSTSPSQVTPPPSSPRHTSPLGQKPGYSQYQRTSSTSPGHSSSYSTSYPAAMTNLPGYLADLTRKQPLTSPVFAPPTFPMTTGHVSPGHQGSSGRSTSPGDAIITGPAPGTFYHTQNAEPHRKQKQHRIP, via the exons ATGGCGGAACGCAGGAGGATTATACCTTCGTCAGTTGGACCACTTTTCCCATTGAAGAAAGAGAAGGAAACAGTGCCGACGCTGAGGTTCAGTTTGACCCTTAAAGAGCCTAGTGACAAAACCTGCTCAGTGTTTTCCTATTGCCAACTGGTTAAAAAGGCTGCG CACAAGGAGAACGGCATTGACCAGTCCTTCAATGAGCTTGATGAAGATGACATCGGTGGATTGGAGTCAATCGCCAAGAAATTTGAAGAGAAATAT gctcCCAAGAAGGGGAAGAAAAGGAAACATGTCTTCATTGATGAGCTGATCGACGTTGGGATGGGTTACGATGACACTGATCCATTCGTAGACAACTCAgaatgt TACGACGAGCTAGTCCCAGATGTTCTTACTACTCAGCTCGGTGGGTTCTACATCAATCAGGGCCAActgcacttcagagagagatcGGACTCGGATAACAGTGGCGACTTCCAAGATCCAATGCGCAGGAAGAAAACACCAAGG AAGAAGCATCGGAAGCCGGCAGATGGAGACAGGAAAGAaggaaagagaaaaagaaacTCCTCGTCGTCATCTGATAAAGCTGCAAAGAAGATGAGAAAACAGCTACAGAGACAATTGGG GAAGCCAGGCAGGAAGAAGAAGAGTTTAGCCGGGCGGATCCCAACTGTTGCCGAGCTGCTTAAACAACGAGAGGAAGCGGTAAAACACTACGGTGCGGGCGAAGATTCCTCCAAAGATTCCATCGCAACAAGCAACACAACCAAAGCACCATCAAACAATGCATCAGCCACAAACGGCTTACCTACGTCATCATCAGTAGACGTTATCGATCTCAATGCATCCCTGGGCGATATTGACCCCTCGCTTGATCTCGGACTGATCATGTCGGACTTGAAGATGGACAGTGACATGGCCGCTGCTATGGAGGAAGCTTTGAAGGGACCCATGAGTACGGATGAGACAGAGAGGGGGTTAGGATCACCCGGACCTAATGGAGATGATGTATTGGATGAGGATGGGAAGTCACCGTTACCGGATGGACTACCGACGTCGCTCATAGTGAATGTGGACAAAATCAAAGAG GCTGCAAGAAAATCTGTCGAAGGAAAATGCAAGTTCTTCACAGCGTCAGTAAATAACCTACTGTTGAA GATCGAGAATCAGTCTCGAGATGAGTCTTGTGGGACCCGCTCCTCCTTATACAGCCATCTTGCCTCTAATCTGCCGTGTACCAAGGAGACGCTACTGAAGAGGGCCAAGAAGCTACGTCTTATGGCACACGACAGCTGCCTCAAGGAACCCTTGCAGAAACTCAAAGAAG caaTTGCCAAGGCGATGCCAGCACAGCTCGAGAGATATACACAAGAATGCCAAGCTGCAACACAGGACAAATATAATGC AATGATGAATAAGAGTCAACCAGTTGAAGAGGAGACAAAGACAAAAGGCACCAGAGGCCAGGTTCCTTCTAAGAGGTTTCAATGGACCCATGAAATCAG GGAATTACTTTGTACCATCGTGAACGTAAAAATGCAAACCTACAAGATGTCTAAGATCCGAACTCAGTCAGCTGAAGACTATCTCAAGATGTACCTGGAGGATGAGATTAAACCTCTCTGGCCAAATAGATGGATGCAGATGAG aaCCCTCTTCAAGGAGTCTCGTTCTGTACACGGAACCATAACATCAGTTTCTTCTAAGCCAATAAAGATTCTCCCCATTCTCAAGAAGCCTACACCAACTAAGACCTCAACACCAGAAGCCTTGGATTCCAGTGCAGACGAGCCCGACTCCCGCCGTAAGCCGGACCGACCCGATGCACGTCTAACATCCCCAGAAAGCAGCAGTCAGGATTCATACATCCCAACATTACTCGACTATGCAAGTAAATCTCACGATCCCCAGCCGACCTCAGAGAAAGAGAAGGCCAACCCCAAACCCAGCAATAGACCAAAAACTACCAATGCACCTGATAATGCTGCGCCCAGAGTCAAAGACTCCAGAGACTTTATGGACTTACTTATAGCCGAGCAGCTGGCATTACATGATACACCTGCTGAGAGTCAATCCAGTCAGCCTTCAAAGAAAGCAAGGGTAGAGGATGCTAAGATTCAGAGCAAGAGAGAGGTGTCAGCTCCGCCGAGCAAAAGAATGACGGCTGAAGAGGAAGCCCAAGCTCTGCAACTAGATATTCTGAGGAAGGCATCGTTGCTGTTGCAACCTCAAGATGCTTGGTCGGCAGAGAGCAGCAGGAAGGGACTCTCGCCTTATGCTGATGAGATTAAAGCATTGGCACAAGTAGCTTCTCAGCAGTCATCGAGTGTAGCCGGCAACTCTGTCAGAAACACCCAATCCGTGGCAGTGCTTCAGAAGCCCTCATCCGTTAAGATGGCGAGTACTGGGCCCAAAACCAGCTTCCAGATGGAGTTTGAGAAAATGTATAGTACGGCCCAAAAGAAAAACTCTTCTCAAGCAAAAGAAGTCATGCAAACTTCGCCAGCAGCTCAGCAATACAAGACTCCTGCACTGCAGGAGGTCAGTCTGTCTGGAAGTGCTAAAACAGCGGCGCACAAGACGGCTTTTGAGAAACTCAGACTAGCTGGGCAAGGTATCCAAAGTGTACACGTTGATTCAGCCTCAATAGTCGCGCAGCCTGTTGTGAAGCTAACCCGTCATGCAAATCTCACTGGGGGAGTCCAATCCGACGCAGCTGTTTACTCTACTCATAAGTTGGTGTCGCCACCGAGCACACATTCACAACAGTACAGTGGCTCTTCTTCAAAGCGGGAGCCCCTTACCTCATCACATCGCCTGCCGCAGCAAGGCAACACTCCAGCTGTGACTTCCACATCCCAATCCCTGCCTGCAAAGATACCTTCTAGCCAACCGCTCAGCAGTGCAGGCAGCCTGTACATGTCCAGGAAAGATTCAGCTTTTCAGTCTGTATCCCAGGCAGGAGGTGATCGCTCTGTCTCCAGCAAACACACTGGGAAGTTAGTCACCTCTCCGGCATACACCTCCCCCTCCGCGGCATACACCTCCCCGTCCCCTCCTAAGGGATCGCCCCACTCTGTCCGCACCTCTCCCTACTCCACCTCCCCTAGTCAGGTTACACCGCCACCAAGCTCCCCTCGCCACACCTCTCCGCTCGGTCAGAAGCCTGGTTACTCTCAGTATCAGCGTACCTCATCAACAAGTCCAGGCCATAGTTCCTCCTACAGCACCAGCTACCCTGCCGCCATGACTAACTTACCTGGTTACCTGGCAGACCTTACTCGTAAGCAGCCATTGACATCACCGGTGTTTGCCCCACCGACCTTCCCGATGACAACGGGTCATGTGTCACCGGGTCATCAGGGGTCATCAGGAAGGAGTACCTCTCCGGGTGATGCCATCATAACAGGCCCAGCACCAGGCACGTTTTATCATACTCAAAATGCAG AGCCTCATcgcaaacagaaacaacatCGGATCCCATGA
- the LOC117293453 gene encoding ubinuclein-1-like isoform X1, translating into MAERRRIIPSSVGPLFPLKKEKETVPTLRFSLTLKEPSDKTCSVFSYCQLVKKAAHKENGIDQSFNELDEDDIGGLESIAKKFEEKYAPKKGKKRKHVFIDELIDVGMGYDDTDPFVDNSECYDELVPDVLTTQLGGFYINQGQLHFRERSDSDNSGDFQDPMRRKKTPRKKHRKPADGDRKEGKRKRNSSSSSDKAAKKMRKQLQRQLGKPGRKKKSLAGRIPTVAELLKQREEAVKHYGAGEDSSKDSIATSNTTKAPSNNASATNGLPTSSSVDVIDLNASLGDIDPSLDLGLIMSDLKMDSDMAAAMEEALKGPMSTDETERGLGSPGPNGDDVLDEDGKSPLPDGLPTSLIVNVDKIKEAARKSVEGKCKFFTASVNNLLLKIENQSRDESCGTRSSLYSHLASNLPCTKETLLKRAKKLRLMAHDSCLKEPLQKLKEAIAKAMPAQLERYTQECQAATQDKYNAMMNKSQPVEEETKTKGTRGQVPSKRFQWTHEIRELLCTIVNVKMQTYKMSKIRTQSAEDYLKMYLEDEIKPLWPNRWMQMRTLFKESRSVHGTITSVSSKPIKILPILKKPTPTKTSTPEALDSSADEPDSRRKPDRPDARLTSPESSSQDSYIPTLLDYASKSHDPQPTSEKEKANPKPSNRPKTTNAPDNAAPRVKDSRDFMDLLIAEQLALHDTPAESQSSQPSKKARVEDAKIQSKREVSAPPSKRMTAEEEAQALQLDILRKASLLLQPQDAWSAESSRKGLSPYADEIKALAQVASQQSSSVAGNSVRNTQSVAVLQKPSSVKMASTGPKTSFQMEFEKMYSTAQKKNSSQAKEVMQTSPAAQQYKTPALQEVSLSGSAKTAAHKTAFEKLRLAGQGIQSVHVDSASIVAQPVVKLTRHANLTGGVQSDAAVYSTHKLVSPPSTHSQQYSGSSSKREPLTSSHRLPQQGNTPAVTSTSQSLPAKIPSSQPLSSAGSLYMSRKDSAFQSVSQAGGDRSVSSKHTGKLVTSPAYTSPSAAYTSPSPPKGSPHSVRTSPYSTSPSQVTPPPSSPRHTSPLGQKPGYSQYQRTSSTSPGHSSSYSTSYPAAMTNLPGYLADLTRKQPLTSPVFAPPTFPMTTGHVSPGHQGSSGRSTSPGDAIITGPAPGTFYHTQNAGNILDSMQSSTSSSATTNNSQQRLLHRQQLSLDSLMYAHQTYPEPHRKQKQHRIP; encoded by the exons ATGGCGGAACGCAGGAGGATTATACCTTCGTCAGTTGGACCACTTTTCCCATTGAAGAAAGAGAAGGAAACAGTGCCGACGCTGAGGTTCAGTTTGACCCTTAAAGAGCCTAGTGACAAAACCTGCTCAGTGTTTTCCTATTGCCAACTGGTTAAAAAGGCTGCG CACAAGGAGAACGGCATTGACCAGTCCTTCAATGAGCTTGATGAAGATGACATCGGTGGATTGGAGTCAATCGCCAAGAAATTTGAAGAGAAATAT gctcCCAAGAAGGGGAAGAAAAGGAAACATGTCTTCATTGATGAGCTGATCGACGTTGGGATGGGTTACGATGACACTGATCCATTCGTAGACAACTCAgaatgt TACGACGAGCTAGTCCCAGATGTTCTTACTACTCAGCTCGGTGGGTTCTACATCAATCAGGGCCAActgcacttcagagagagatcGGACTCGGATAACAGTGGCGACTTCCAAGATCCAATGCGCAGGAAGAAAACACCAAGG AAGAAGCATCGGAAGCCGGCAGATGGAGACAGGAAAGAaggaaagagaaaaagaaacTCCTCGTCGTCATCTGATAAAGCTGCAAAGAAGATGAGAAAACAGCTACAGAGACAATTGGG GAAGCCAGGCAGGAAGAAGAAGAGTTTAGCCGGGCGGATCCCAACTGTTGCCGAGCTGCTTAAACAACGAGAGGAAGCGGTAAAACACTACGGTGCGGGCGAAGATTCCTCCAAAGATTCCATCGCAACAAGCAACACAACCAAAGCACCATCAAACAATGCATCAGCCACAAACGGCTTACCTACGTCATCATCAGTAGACGTTATCGATCTCAATGCATCCCTGGGCGATATTGACCCCTCGCTTGATCTCGGACTGATCATGTCGGACTTGAAGATGGACAGTGACATGGCCGCTGCTATGGAGGAAGCTTTGAAGGGACCCATGAGTACGGATGAGACAGAGAGGGGGTTAGGATCACCCGGACCTAATGGAGATGATGTATTGGATGAGGATGGGAAGTCACCGTTACCGGATGGACTACCGACGTCGCTCATAGTGAATGTGGACAAAATCAAAGAG GCTGCAAGAAAATCTGTCGAAGGAAAATGCAAGTTCTTCACAGCGTCAGTAAATAACCTACTGTTGAA GATCGAGAATCAGTCTCGAGATGAGTCTTGTGGGACCCGCTCCTCCTTATACAGCCATCTTGCCTCTAATCTGCCGTGTACCAAGGAGACGCTACTGAAGAGGGCCAAGAAGCTACGTCTTATGGCACACGACAGCTGCCTCAAGGAACCCTTGCAGAAACTCAAAGAAG caaTTGCCAAGGCGATGCCAGCACAGCTCGAGAGATATACACAAGAATGCCAAGCTGCAACACAGGACAAATATAATGC AATGATGAATAAGAGTCAACCAGTTGAAGAGGAGACAAAGACAAAAGGCACCAGAGGCCAGGTTCCTTCTAAGAGGTTTCAATGGACCCATGAAATCAG GGAATTACTTTGTACCATCGTGAACGTAAAAATGCAAACCTACAAGATGTCTAAGATCCGAACTCAGTCAGCTGAAGACTATCTCAAGATGTACCTGGAGGATGAGATTAAACCTCTCTGGCCAAATAGATGGATGCAGATGAG aaCCCTCTTCAAGGAGTCTCGTTCTGTACACGGAACCATAACATCAGTTTCTTCTAAGCCAATAAAGATTCTCCCCATTCTCAAGAAGCCTACACCAACTAAGACCTCAACACCAGAAGCCTTGGATTCCAGTGCAGACGAGCCCGACTCCCGCCGTAAGCCGGACCGACCCGATGCACGTCTAACATCCCCAGAAAGCAGCAGTCAGGATTCATACATCCCAACATTACTCGACTATGCAAGTAAATCTCACGATCCCCAGCCGACCTCAGAGAAAGAGAAGGCCAACCCCAAACCCAGCAATAGACCAAAAACTACCAATGCACCTGATAATGCTGCGCCCAGAGTCAAAGACTCCAGAGACTTTATGGACTTACTTATAGCCGAGCAGCTGGCATTACATGATACACCTGCTGAGAGTCAATCCAGTCAGCCTTCAAAGAAAGCAAGGGTAGAGGATGCTAAGATTCAGAGCAAGAGAGAGGTGTCAGCTCCGCCGAGCAAAAGAATGACGGCTGAAGAGGAAGCCCAAGCTCTGCAACTAGATATTCTGAGGAAGGCATCGTTGCTGTTGCAACCTCAAGATGCTTGGTCGGCAGAGAGCAGCAGGAAGGGACTCTCGCCTTATGCTGATGAGATTAAAGCATTGGCACAAGTAGCTTCTCAGCAGTCATCGAGTGTAGCCGGCAACTCTGTCAGAAACACCCAATCCGTGGCAGTGCTTCAGAAGCCCTCATCCGTTAAGATGGCGAGTACTGGGCCCAAAACCAGCTTCCAGATGGAGTTTGAGAAAATGTATAGTACGGCCCAAAAGAAAAACTCTTCTCAAGCAAAAGAAGTCATGCAAACTTCGCCAGCAGCTCAGCAATACAAGACTCCTGCACTGCAGGAGGTCAGTCTGTCTGGAAGTGCTAAAACAGCGGCGCACAAGACGGCTTTTGAGAAACTCAGACTAGCTGGGCAAGGTATCCAAAGTGTACACGTTGATTCAGCCTCAATAGTCGCGCAGCCTGTTGTGAAGCTAACCCGTCATGCAAATCTCACTGGGGGAGTCCAATCCGACGCAGCTGTTTACTCTACTCATAAGTTGGTGTCGCCACCGAGCACACATTCACAACAGTACAGTGGCTCTTCTTCAAAGCGGGAGCCCCTTACCTCATCACATCGCCTGCCGCAGCAAGGCAACACTCCAGCTGTGACTTCCACATCCCAATCCCTGCCTGCAAAGATACCTTCTAGCCAACCGCTCAGCAGTGCAGGCAGCCTGTACATGTCCAGGAAAGATTCAGCTTTTCAGTCTGTATCCCAGGCAGGAGGTGATCGCTCTGTCTCCAGCAAACACACTGGGAAGTTAGTCACCTCTCCGGCATACACCTCCCCCTCCGCGGCATACACCTCCCCGTCCCCTCCTAAGGGATCGCCCCACTCTGTCCGCACCTCTCCCTACTCCACCTCCCCTAGTCAGGTTACACCGCCACCAAGCTCCCCTCGCCACACCTCTCCGCTCGGTCAGAAGCCTGGTTACTCTCAGTATCAGCGTACCTCATCAACAAGTCCAGGCCATAGTTCCTCCTACAGCACCAGCTACCCTGCCGCCATGACTAACTTACCTGGTTACCTGGCAGACCTTACTCGTAAGCAGCCATTGACATCACCGGTGTTTGCCCCACCGACCTTCCCGATGACAACGGGTCATGTGTCACCGGGTCATCAGGGGTCATCAGGAAGGAGTACCTCTCCGGGTGATGCCATCATAACAGGCCCAGCACCAGGCACGTTTTATCATACTCAAAATGCAG GCAACATTCTGGATTCAATGCAAAGTAGCACTTCTTCCTCCGCCACCACAAACAACTCCCAACAACGTCTGCTGCACCGTCAGCAGCTCTCACTAGATTCATTGATGTATGCCCATCAGACTTACCCAG AGCCTCATcgcaaacagaaacaacatCGGATCCCATGA